The proteins below are encoded in one region of Amycolatopsis acidiphila:
- a CDS encoding cell division protein FtsQ/DivIB: MATREQRRRPAARRGTGTPVRSRRGRRPLTARTRTGTGFSRRRAVRRRWVALLTVLTVVTLAYLVCFTSLLGVRSVDIEGASSVPVDQIRAAAAVPDRQPMMLVDTGEIADRVMRLPGVASVDVSRSWPSTVDITVTERSPIGFFQGAGGVHLVDGTGLDYKTVQNKPAKLPELSLAHVSPDDAVTRSVTAVLLSLPQALKDQVTVVRAQTPGGVEFTLANGKIVRWGSAEEPDRKMKVLAVLLTREGKIYDVASPDLPTVS; this comes from the coding sequence TTGGCGACGAGGGAGCAGCGGCGAAGGCCGGCCGCCCGGCGCGGCACCGGGACGCCGGTCCGCAGCCGTCGTGGCCGCCGCCCGCTGACCGCGCGCACCCGGACCGGGACCGGCTTCAGCCGGCGGCGGGCGGTGCGGCGGCGCTGGGTCGCGCTGCTGACGGTGCTGACCGTGGTCACCCTGGCCTACCTGGTGTGCTTCACCTCGTTGCTGGGCGTGCGCTCGGTCGACATCGAAGGCGCGTCCTCGGTGCCGGTGGACCAGATCCGCGCGGCCGCCGCGGTGCCCGACCGCCAGCCGATGATGCTCGTCGACACCGGCGAGATCGCCGACCGCGTCATGCGGCTGCCCGGCGTGGCGTCCGTCGACGTGTCGCGCTCCTGGCCGTCCACGGTGGACATCACGGTGACCGAGCGGTCGCCGATCGGGTTCTTCCAGGGCGCGGGCGGGGTGCACCTGGTGGACGGCACCGGGCTGGACTACAAGACGGTGCAGAACAAGCCCGCGAAGCTGCCCGAGCTGAGCCTGGCGCACGTGTCGCCGGACGACGCGGTGACCCGGTCGGTGACGGCGGTACTGCTGTCGCTGCCGCAGGCGCTGAAGGACCAGGTGACCGTCGTGCGGGCGCAGACCCCGGGCGGCGTGGAGTTCACCCTGGCGAACGGGAAGATCGTGCGCTGGGGCAGTGCCGAGGAGCCGGACCGGAAGATGAAGGTGCTGGCGGTGCTGCTGACCCGCGAGGGCAAGATCTACGACGTCGCGAGCCCCGACCTGCCGACGGTTTCGTGA
- the murC gene encoding UDP-N-acetylmuramate--L-alanine ligase translates to MTVPEQLERAHLIGIGGAGMSGIARILLARDAHVSGSDAKDSRAFLTLRAQGARIEIGQRAENLDGPTAVVVSTAIKDTNPELAAARERGIPVLHRAQALALLMEGHRVACIAGTHGKTSTTSMLTVALQHCRLDPSFAIGGDLNESGANAHHGEGGIFVAEADESDGSFLTYSPSVAVVTNVEPDHLDHHGTPEAYVAVFTEFVKRVQPGGLLIVCGDDEAANALAERAEGIRVRRYGRTVTGEHDARVLEYRATETGGTVRIALDGEEITVPVAVPGEHMALNAVAALLAGIELGAPVDGLAEGLGAFGGVRRRFEFKGRAGDVRVYDDYAHHPTEVAAQLRAVRHAAGTGRVIVVFQPHLYSRTKTFAAEFAEALALADEVVVLDVYGAREQPQPGVTGALIADRIAGAGVHYESAFDRVVPLAADLVKPGDLLVTMGAGDVTQLGPEILAELDRRAGA, encoded by the coding sequence GTGACGGTCCCCGAGCAGCTCGAGCGCGCGCACCTGATCGGCATCGGTGGTGCGGGCATGAGCGGTATCGCACGCATCCTGCTCGCCCGCGACGCGCACGTGTCCGGCTCCGACGCCAAGGACTCCCGCGCCTTCCTGACGCTGCGCGCCCAGGGCGCGCGCATCGAGATCGGGCAGCGCGCGGAGAACCTCGACGGCCCGACGGCGGTCGTGGTCTCGACCGCGATCAAGGACACCAACCCCGAGCTGGCCGCGGCCCGCGAGCGCGGCATCCCGGTGCTGCACCGCGCGCAGGCGCTCGCGCTGCTGATGGAAGGGCACCGCGTCGCGTGCATCGCGGGCACGCACGGCAAGACCTCCACGACCTCGATGCTGACGGTCGCGCTGCAGCACTGCCGGCTGGACCCGTCGTTCGCGATCGGCGGGGACCTCAACGAGTCCGGCGCCAACGCGCACCACGGCGAGGGCGGCATCTTCGTCGCCGAGGCCGACGAGAGCGACGGGTCGTTCCTGACCTACTCGCCGTCGGTCGCCGTCGTGACCAACGTCGAGCCCGACCACCTCGACCACCACGGCACGCCCGAGGCGTACGTGGCGGTGTTCACCGAGTTCGTGAAGCGGGTCCAGCCCGGCGGGCTGCTCATCGTCTGCGGTGACGACGAAGCGGCGAACGCGCTGGCCGAGCGGGCCGAAGGCATCCGGGTGCGGCGTTACGGCCGGACCGTGACCGGCGAGCACGACGCGCGGGTGCTGGAGTACCGGGCCACCGAAACCGGCGGCACGGTGCGGATCGCGCTGGACGGCGAGGAGATCACCGTGCCGGTCGCGGTGCCGGGCGAGCACATGGCGCTCAACGCCGTGGCCGCCCTGCTGGCCGGGATCGAGCTGGGCGCCCCGGTCGACGGCCTCGCCGAGGGGCTCGGCGCGTTCGGCGGTGTGCGGCGGCGGTTCGAGTTCAAGGGCCGCGCGGGCGACGTGCGGGTCTACGACGACTACGCCCACCACCCGACGGAGGTCGCGGCGCAGCTGCGCGCCGTGCGGCACGCGGCCGGCACCGGGCGCGTCATCGTGGTGTTCCAGCCGCACCTGTACTCGCGCACGAAGACCTTCGCGGCGGAGTTCGCCGAGGCGCTGGCGCTGGCCGACGAGGTCGTCGTGCTGGACGTCTACGGCGCGCGCGAGCAGCCGCAGCCGGGGGTGACCGGCGCGCTGATCGCGGACCGGATCGCCGGCGCGGGCGTGCACTACGAGTCCGCGTTCGACCGGGTGGTGCCGCTGGCCGCCGACCTGGTGAAGCCGGGGGACCTGCTGGTCACCATGGGCGCTGGGGACGTCACGCAGCTCGGCCCGGAGATCCTCGCCGAGCTCGACCGGCGCGCGGGGGCCTGA
- the ftsW gene encoding putative lipid II flippase FtsW — protein MTAVEDRPQAGARGPRRKRQRPEGKLGSVYTALTAWLSRPLADFHLVLALTGLLTSIGIVMVLSASSVASVDPATGSGVYSLFKKHLVFVLTGTIVFWVALRLPLKRTRALSSMSVLVCLGMLALVLTPLGSAGGGAQRWFVIGSFSVQPVEFAKVALALWGAHVLVTKYGVLHQWRHLLVPVVPVALLMFALVMAQPNLSGTITLGVVLASLLWFAGAPKRLFAVMCAGGLAAVVVLALTASYRASRVLSFLSPGSDTSDSAYQATQAKYALADGGLFGKGLGQGPSKWAYLPNVQNDFIFAVIGEELGFIGCIVVIGLFVGLAIVGLRIATRNLDPWIRIVAGTLTVFTVSQAGINIGYVVGLLPVTGVTLPLISAGGTSIWVTMFLMGLLANAARHEPESVAALRSQGPGKFGRLLRLPAPDVYRPPTRRRGGGRAAASRGARPSARRTRSAQPAERRRAAPDYGRRSTRRGTT, from the coding sequence CGGAGGGCAAGCTGGGCTCGGTCTACACCGCGCTGACGGCCTGGCTGTCGCGGCCGCTGGCCGACTTCCACCTGGTGCTCGCGCTGACCGGCCTGCTGACCTCGATCGGCATCGTGATGGTGCTGTCGGCCTCGTCGGTCGCCTCGGTGGACCCGGCCACCGGTTCCGGGGTGTACTCGCTGTTCAAGAAGCACCTGGTGTTCGTGCTCACCGGCACGATCGTGTTCTGGGTTGCCCTGCGGCTGCCGCTCAAGCGCACGCGGGCGCTCTCGTCGATGTCGGTGCTGGTCTGCCTCGGCATGCTCGCACTCGTGCTGACGCCGCTGGGCTCGGCGGGCGGCGGTGCGCAGCGCTGGTTCGTGATCGGCTCGTTCTCCGTCCAGCCGGTCGAGTTCGCCAAGGTCGCGCTCGCGCTGTGGGGCGCGCACGTGCTGGTCACCAAGTACGGGGTGCTGCACCAGTGGCGCCATCTGCTGGTGCCGGTGGTGCCGGTCGCGCTGCTGATGTTCGCGCTCGTGATGGCGCAGCCGAACCTGTCCGGCACCATCACCCTCGGCGTGGTGCTCGCGTCGCTGCTGTGGTTCGCCGGCGCCCCGAAACGGCTGTTCGCGGTGATGTGCGCCGGCGGGCTCGCCGCCGTCGTGGTGCTGGCGCTGACCGCGAGCTACCGCGCCTCGCGCGTGCTGTCGTTCCTGTCGCCCGGCTCGGACACCAGCGACTCGGCGTACCAGGCCACCCAGGCGAAGTACGCGCTCGCCGACGGCGGGCTGTTCGGCAAGGGGCTCGGGCAGGGCCCGTCGAAGTGGGCGTACCTGCCGAACGTGCAGAACGACTTCATCTTCGCGGTGATCGGCGAGGAGCTGGGCTTCATCGGCTGCATCGTGGTGATCGGCCTGTTCGTGGGCCTGGCGATCGTCGGGCTGCGCATCGCCACCCGCAACCTCGACCCGTGGATCCGGATCGTGGCCGGCACGCTGACCGTGTTCACCGTGTCCCAGGCCGGGATCAACATCGGCTACGTGGTCGGCCTGCTGCCGGTCACCGGCGTCACGCTGCCGCTGATCTCGGCAGGTGGTACCTCGATCTGGGTCACGATGTTCCTGATGGGCCTGCTGGCGAACGCGGCCCGGCACGAGCCGGAGTCGGTCGCGGCACTGCGTTCGCAGGGACCGGGTAAATTCGGTCGCCTCCTGCGGTTGCCCGCACCCGACGTCTACCGCCCACCCACCCGGCGGCGCGGCGGCGGACGTGCGGCGGCCTCCCGCGGGGCCCGGCCGTCCGCGCGCCGCACCCGTTCCGCCCAGCCGGCGGAGCGCCGGCGCGCGGCGCCGGACTACGGTAGACGTTCGACGCGAAGAGGAACCACGTGA
- the murG gene encoding undecaprenyldiphospho-muramoylpentapeptide beta-N-acetylglucosaminyltransferase, translated as MSKRAPTVVVAGGGTAGHIEPAMALADAVKRLCPEATVVALGTPKGLENELVPPRGYALELIPPVPLPRKPTAELFRLPLKVRDSVKQARAVLDRVGANVVVGFGGYVSLPAYLAARGRVPIVVHEANQSPGLANRVGARFAKRVAVAVPDTPLPNAEVVGIPLRRSITSLDRAALRAEARKHFDLDPDAPTLLVFGGSQGARSINNAVSGAAKELAEAGVGVLHAHGPKNTLVVQEFPGRPPYVPVPYLERMDLAYAAADMVLCRSGAMTAAEVSAVGLPAVFVPLPIGNGEQTTNARPAVDAGAALLVEDANLTPAKVAELVIPRLTDPGVLAKMGAAAVGMGHREADEVLARIVLEAAK; from the coding sequence GTGAGCAAACGGGCCCCCACCGTCGTCGTGGCGGGCGGTGGCACCGCCGGGCACATCGAGCCCGCCATGGCGCTCGCCGACGCGGTCAAGCGCCTGTGCCCCGAAGCGACGGTCGTCGCGCTGGGCACCCCCAAGGGCCTGGAGAACGAGCTCGTCCCGCCGCGTGGCTACGCCCTGGAGCTCATCCCACCGGTCCCGCTGCCGCGCAAGCCGACCGCCGAGCTGTTCCGCCTGCCGCTGAAGGTGCGTGACTCGGTCAAGCAGGCCCGTGCGGTGCTCGACCGGGTCGGCGCGAACGTCGTGGTCGGGTTCGGCGGCTACGTGTCGCTCCCGGCGTACCTCGCCGCCCGCGGCCGGGTGCCGATCGTGGTGCACGAGGCCAACCAGTCACCGGGCCTGGCGAACCGCGTCGGCGCGCGCTTCGCGAAGCGGGTCGCGGTCGCGGTGCCGGACACCCCGCTGCCGAACGCCGAGGTCGTCGGGATCCCGCTGCGGCGCTCGATCACCTCGCTGGACCGGGCCGCGCTGCGCGCCGAGGCCCGCAAGCACTTCGACCTCGACCCGGACGCGCCGACGCTGCTGGTGTTCGGCGGCTCGCAGGGCGCCCGCTCGATCAACAACGCGGTGTCCGGCGCGGCGAAGGAGCTGGCCGAAGCCGGCGTCGGCGTGCTGCACGCGCACGGGCCGAAGAACACCCTGGTCGTGCAGGAGTTCCCGGGCCGCCCGCCGTACGTGCCGGTGCCGTACCTGGAGCGGATGGACCTGGCCTACGCGGCGGCGGACATGGTGCTGTGCCGCTCGGGCGCGATGACCGCGGCGGAGGTGTCCGCGGTCGGGCTGCCCGCGGTCTTCGTGCCGCTGCCCATCGGCAACGGCGAGCAGACCACCAACGCCAGGCCCGCGGTGGACGCGGGGGCGGCGCTGCTGGTCGAGGACGCGAACCTGACCCCGGCGAAGGTGGCCGAGCTGGTCATCCCGCGGCTCACGGACCCGGGGGTACTGGCGAAGATGGGCGCGGCCGCGGTCGGCATGGGCCACCGCGAGGCCGACGAGGTGCTGGCCCGGATCGTGTTGGAGGCGGCGAAGTGA